In the genome of Colletotrichum lupini chromosome 8, complete sequence, one region contains:
- a CDS encoding MAS20 protein import receptor, which produces MSQTSTIVTASVAAAVTGLVAYAAFFDYQRRNKAEFRRELRRNERRQHKAEKESAQQETVRQRQAIKEAVDEAKEEGFPTDVEQKEAYFLQQVSEGETLSADPTRAVEAALAFYKGLKVYPTPGDLIGIYDKTVPKPVLDVLAEMIAYDSSLNIGQYQGGVNVDLGGMPTVGLD; this is translated from the exons ATGTCCCAGACTTCCACGATAGTGACGGCATcagtcgccgccgccgttacCGGCTTGGTTG CGTACGCCGCCTTCTTCGACTACCAGCGACGCAACAAGGCTGAGTTCCGGAGAGAACTGCGTCGAAACGAGCGCCGTCAGCACAAGGCCGAGAAGGAGTCGGCCCAGCAGGAGACCGTCCGACAAAGGCAAGCCATCAAGGAGGCCGTCGATGAGGCCAAGGAAGAGGGCTTCCCTACCGACGTCGAGCAGAAGGAGGCATACTTCCTCCAGCAGGTTTCCGAGGGAGAGACGCTGTCCGCCGACC CCACGCGCGCTGTTGAAGCCGCGCTTGCGTTCTACAAGGGCCTCAAGGTCTACCCTACGCCTGGTGACCTGATCGGCATCTACGACAAGACCGTTCCCAAG CCCGTCCTTGACGTTCTCGCCGAGATGATCGCCTACGACTCCTCTCTCAACATTGGCCAGTACCAGGGTGGCGTCAACGTTGACCTCGGCGGCATGCCCACCGTCGGCCTGGACTAA
- a CDS encoding cysteine dioxygenase type I, translated as MPARPGHRHSIATMAVDILTKITSAFGHNLKTDVNRFDELVLGLKEALGPSSGLDSADVDVNELMKLMEEYNTTESEWVQFAFAEKSMGYTRNLVDEGNGKSNLLVLVWSPGKGSPIHDHGNAHCLMKILKGDLTEIRYAFPEGNEEQPMQIISERTHKENAVAYMADELGVHRVCNKGSDFAVSLHLYTPPNVAKGGCNIFNEKTSKRSHVAKCGYYSAYGRRLPKQ; from the exons ATGCCAGCCAGGCCCGGTCACCGG CATTCCATAGCAACCATGGCCGTCGATATCCTGACCAAGATCACCTCCGCCTTCGGGCATAACCTCAAGACCGATGTTAATCGGTTCGACGAGCTCGTATTGGGATTGAAGGAGGCGCTTGGCCCGTCGTCGGGACTTGATTCGGCAGACGTCGATGTCAATGAGTTGATGAAATTAATGGAAGAGTATAACACAACGGAAAGCGAATGGGTACAATTTGCATTCGCTGAGAAGAGCATGGGATACACCCGCAACCTCGTTGACGAAGGCAACGGCAAGAGCAACCTG CTTGTGCTTGTCTGGTCGCCAGGCAAGGGAAGCCCCATCCACGATCACGGCAATGCGCATTGCCTGATGAAGATTCTGAAAGGCGATCTCACTGAGATCCGCTACGCCTTCCCAGAAGGCAACGAAGAACAACCAATGCAAATCATCTCTGAAAGAACACACAAGGAGAATGCGGTGGCATATATGGCAGACGAACTTGGCGTCCACCGAGTCTGCAACAAGGGCAGCGACTTCGCTGTCTCCCTTCACC TCTACACCCCTCCCAACGTTGCCAAGGGTGGTTGCAACATCTTCAATGAGAAGACGAGCAAGAGGAGCCATGTAGCCAAGTGCGGCTACTACTCGGCGTACGGCCGCCGACTGCCGAAGCAGTAA
- a CDS encoding wyosine base formation — translation MAIVSATSTIQSGAQQSSCQDAPTSCTPCNKENVGWRRIVRNFTPSWFAVTMGTGIVSVLLHNLPYNATWISHGLAGAFFVLNIALFTVFTVITVLRYALYPEIWKAMVVHPAQSMFLGCFPMGFATIINMMIFVCAPAWGQWVVNWAWAFWWLDAALSMATCISVPFVMIHQHRPGLQAVTAASLLPIVPVVVASSTGGIVAEALSNPSHAFTTLIASYVLWGIGICFSGMVLALYFHRLTIHSLPPKEAIVSVFLPIGPLGQGGFGIQQLGKVSLKLFPQTAALTVAAPEAVHGGEILYFIGLFLALVMWGFALVWLSFALISLATMEKIPFNMGWWGFTFPLGVLATCTGMLAQDLDSPFFRVMTMVCLPLVPVDDYPSGFADLSWQIFSLSVCFLWLLVATSKRRQDRIEEFEQLNRHEKPKSTATQSHAEQMVASMGTTGSIPCTPVKLPCGLLTNALQPAEVPFNANGQQLGNPKDANGGVDEPISHTPPLLMCNLKEITTSRRVPPKTPMASTLQPVGFKAMLNGELALLAFDIHDVWQQVRIPVILFTAFGLLILRFYLHSIEEKSELKALPKAYNREKPETKPVEETKKKDVKPSPPSPIVESKAPKSNGPKRIKGGIVKRTSSNDAKGEALVRKVRPLVFFSSITANTPKIAKGYAEGLEKELQKVAAETDCSFMAPEVLDLAEVDFDDYFITPPKSEEDPADLFYLFLLPSYNIDTINDTFLEHLQETHHDFRIDTAPLSSLLGYSVFGFGDREGWPTEEDGFCFQAKQVDKWMAKLTARKRAFPVGMGDTKRDYTERLSEWSEGVVDVLGMLAKTGSLGEGLPGSGAPEESDDESAAEDDDEVLIEDSEVKPEKLKSRKNIDDVEDLGRIMKSSNPDAATNGRAAKSATATAGAAAPIAVDFTTYGKTVAKKTPLNAAKEMVPKNSPTYASLTKQGYSIVGSHSGVKICRWTKSALRGRGSCYKYSFYGINSHQCMETTPSLSCSNKCVFCWRHGTNPVGTTWRWVVDPPELIFDGVKANHYNKIKMLRGVPGVRAERFAEAMRIRHCALSLVGEPIFYPYINEFLGMLHAERISSFLVCNAQHPDQLAALKAVTQLYVSIDASNKESLRKIDRPLHRDFWERFQRCLDILREKRFKHRTVFRLTLVKGFNVDDEVEGYAQLVEKGLPCFVEIKGVTYCGTSTASNAGLSMSNVPFYWEVQEFVTALEKRLNEKGLKYGIAAEHAHSCCVLLASDRFYKDGKWHPRIDYQRFFELLEERGADGDWKPEDYMGEATPEWATWGKGGFDPRDDRVDRKGRKIEA, via the exons ATGGCTATTGTTAGCGCGACCTCGACAATTCAGTCGGGAGCGCAACAAAGTTCTTGTCAAGATGCCCCGACCTCATGTACGCCTTGTAATAAGGAAAACGTAGGTTGGAGGAGAATTGTCAGGAACTTCACACCCTC ATGGTTTGCGGTTACAATGGGAACGGGGATAGTCTCAGTTCTCCTTCACAACCTGCCTTACAACGCAACATGGATCTCACATGGTCTTGCCGGTGCCTTTTTCGTGCTCAACATCGCTCTGTTTACCGTATTCACCGTCATCACAGTGCTGCGGTACGCATTGTACCCCGAGATCTGGAAGGCCATGGTTGTACACCCTGCCCAGTCCATGTTTCTTGGCTGTTTCCCTATGGGGTTTGCCA CCATAATCAACATGATGATATTCGTGTGTGCACCTGCCTGGGGCCAGTGGGTGGTGAATTGGGCATGGGCATTTTGGTGGCTTGATGCCGCTCTGTCAATGGCAACATGCATTTCGGTGCCATTCGTCAT GATTCATCAACACCGTCCGGGACTTCAGGCAGTAACAGCCGCAAGTCTTCTCCCAATCGTCCCAGTCGTAGTCGCATCTTCAACTGGCGGCATCGTCGCCGAGGCCCTCTCAAACCCATCTCACGCCTTCACAACCCTGATCGCATCCTACGTTCTCTGGGGTATCGGCATCTGCTTCTCGGGCATGGTCCTCGCGCTCTACTTCCACCGCCTGACGATCCACAGCCTCCCGCCCAAAGAGGCCATCGTCTCCGTGTTCCTGCCCATCGGACCCCTGGGGCAGGGCGGCTTCGGCATCCAGCAGCTCGGAAAGGTGTCCCTGAAGCTCTTCCCCCAGACTGCGGCTCTGACGGTGGCGGCTCCGGAGGCGGTGCACGGCGGAGAGATTCTCTACTTTATCGGACTCTTCCTGGCGCTCGTCATGTGGGGCTTCGCCCTCGTCTGGTTGTCGTTTGCTCTTATCAGCCTTGCTACAATGGAGAAGATTCCTTTCAACATGGGTTGGTGGGGGTTTACGTTCCCGCTGGGCGTGTTGGCGACCTGCACCGGCATGCTGGCCCAGGACTTGGACAGCCCCTTTTTCAGGGTCATGACCATGGTTTGTCTCCCTCTCGTGCCTGTCGATGATTATCCGTCCGGTTTTGCTGATCTCTCCTGGCAGATCTTCTCGCTCTCTGTATGCTTCCTCTGGCTGCTGGTTGCG ACAAGCAAGCGCAGGCAGGATCGGATAGAAGAGTTTGAACAACTGAATCGACATGAAAAACCAAAATCAACAGCGACTCAGTCTCATGCTGAGCAAATGGTTGCCTCCATGGGCACAACTGGGTCTATTCCCTGTACACCAGTCAAGCTCCCGTGCGGTCTCTTGACCA ATGCCCTCCAGCCGGCCGAGGTGCCATTCAATGCCAATGGTCAGCAACTGGGGAACCCCAAAGACGCTAATGGCGGGGTCGATGAG CCCATTTCGCACACCCCGCCACTGCTCATGTGCAACTTGAAAGAAATCACAACCTCAAGGCGCGTTCCTCCAAAAA CACCAATGGCTTCCACTCTTCAGCCCGTAGGCTTCAAGGCCATGTTGAACGGTGAGTTGGCTCTTCTTGCCTTTG ACATCCACGATGTTTGGCAGCAAGTTCGCATACCTGTGATCTTGTTCACGGCCTTTGGACTCTTGATTCTGCGCTTCTACCTCCATTCTATCGAAGAGAAGAGCGAATTGAAGGCCCTGCCCAAGGCCTACAATAGAGAGAAGCCCGAGACGAAGCCTGTGGAGGagacgaagaagaaggatGTCAAACCAAGCCCCCCGAGCCCTATTGTCGAGTCGAAAGCGCCAAAGTCGAACGGACCCAAAAGGATAAAAGGCGGAATCGTCAAGCGAACTTCTTCTAACGACGCAAAGGGAGAGGCTCTGGTCCGCAAGGTCAGGCCTCTGGTCTTCTTTTCAAGCATCACCGCAAACACGCCCAAGATCGCAAAGGGGTATGCAGAGGGTCTGGAGAAGGAGCTGCAAAAGGTCGCTGCGGAGACCGACTGCTCGTTCATGGCTCCTGAGGTGCTGGATCTTGCCGAGGTCGACTTTGACGACTATTTCATCACCCCGCCCAAGTCGGAAGAGGACCCCGCAGATCTCTTTTACCTGTTCCTCCTGCCAAGCTACAACATCGACACCATCAACGACACCTTCTTGGAGCACCTTCAGGAGACCCACCATGACTTCCGTATCGACACCGCGCCGTTGTCCTCGCTGCTCGGATACTCCGTCTTTGGCTTTGGTGATAGGGAGGGCTGGCCGACGGAAGAGGATGGATTCTGTTTCCAGGCCAAGCAGGTCGATAAGTGGATGGCGAAGCTGACGGCCCGGAAGAGAGCCTTCCCTGTCGGAATGGGCGACACGAAGAGAGACTACACTGAACGCTTGTCTGAATGGTCCGAGGGCGTCGTCGATGTTCTCGGCATGCTGGCTAAGACTGGCAGCCTGGGAGAAGGACTCCCAGGAAGCGGTGCCCCTGAGGAAAGTGACGATGAGTCTGCAGctgaagacgacgacgaggtgTTGATCGAGGACTCCGAAGTGAAGCCCGAGAAGCTCAAGAGCCGCAAGAACATTGATGACGTCGAAGACCTAGGGCGCATCATGAAGAGCTCCAACCCCGACGCAGCCACAAACGGCCGCGCAGCTAAATCGGCAACGGCAACGGCTGGAGCAGCGGCGCCTATAGCCGTGGACTTTACAACATACGGCAAGACGGTCGCGAAGAAGACCCCTCTTAACGCCGCCAAGGAGATGGTCCCCAAGAATTCGCCCACGTACGCCTCGCTCACGAAGCAGGGCTACTCCATCGTCGGCTCGCACTCGGGCGTCAAGATCTGCCGTTGGACGAAATCAGCCCTCCGCGGCCGCGGCTCCTGCTACAAGTACTCCTTTTACGGCATCAACTCCCACCAGTGTATGGAGACGACCCCGTCGCTCTCGTGCTCCAACAAGTGCGTCTTCTGCTGGCGCCACGGCACCAACCCCGTCGGCACGACCTGGCGCTGGGTCGTCGACCCGCCCGAGCTCATCTTTGATGGCGTCAAGGCGAACCACTACAACAAGATCAAGATGCTCCGCGGCGTACCCGGTGTCCGCGCCGAGCGCTTCGCCGAGGCCATGCGCATCCGGCACTGCGCCCTCTCCCTCGTCGGCGAGCCCATCTTCTACCCTTACATCAACGAGTTCCTCGGTATGCTCCACGCCGAGCGCatctcctccttcttggtCTGCAATGCCCAGCACCCGGACCAGCTCGCCGCCCTAAAGGCTGTGACGCAGCTGTACGTCTCCATCGACGCGTCCAACAAGGAGTCCCTCCGAAAGATCGACCGCCCCCTGCACCGAGACTTCTGGGAGCGCTTCCAGCGGTGTCTCGACATCCTCAGAGAGAAGCGCTTCAAGCACCGCACCGTCTTCCGCCTGACCCTGGTCAAGGGCTTCAACGTCGACGACGAGGTCGAGGGCTACGCGCAGCTTGTGGAGAAGGGCCTCCCTTGCTTCGTCGAGATCAAGGGCGTCACCTATTGCGGCACCTCGACAGCGTCCAACGCCGGCCTGAGCATGTCCAACGTCCCCTTTTACTGGGAAGTCCAAGAGTTCGTGACGGCGCTGGAGAAGAGGCTCAACGAAAAGGGGCTCAAGTACGGCATCGCCGCAGAGCACGCCCACAGCTGCTGCGTCCTGCTCGCGAGCGATCGGTTCTACAAAGATGGCAAGTGGCACCCGCGCATCGACTACCAGCGCTTCTTTGAGCTGCTAGAGGAGCGGGGCGCCGACGGAGACTGGAAGCCCGAGGATTACATGGGCGAGGCGACGCCCGAGTGGGCCACCTGGGGCAAAGGCGGTTTCGACCCCAGAGATGACAGAGTCGACAGGAAGGGCAGGAAAATCGAGGCCTAG